A window of Malania oleifera isolate guangnan ecotype guangnan chromosome 5, ASM2987363v1, whole genome shotgun sequence contains these coding sequences:
- the LOC131155429 gene encoding type I inositol polyphosphate 5-phosphatase 4-like, with protein sequence MRDGSSKKSKLSWPKTLVKKWFNIKSKTVDFHADDIVYGGGDEEWTNNYSEREACTIKKNRTERSSKRHSDRVRRGKIDLDASQVTDVHNYRIFVATWNVAGKSPPTYLSLEDWLHTSPPADIYVLGFQEIVPLNAGNVLGTEDNGPARKWLALIRRTLNSLPGTSGSCQTPSPIPDPIVELDADFEESMRQKASSFFHRRSFQSLSRSMRMDNDMSMPQPRLDRRFSVCDRVIFGHRPSDVEPSFRWGSSDDENGPGDSPGTMHYSPIDYSGSISMEDRDRQAGNSRYCLVASKQMVGIFLTVWIRRDLRDDVRNMKVSCVGRGLMGYLGNKGSISISMSVHQTSFCFICSHLTSGQKDGDELRRNSDVMEILRKTRFPRVHGMGDENSPQTILEHDRIIWLGDLNYRIALSYRSAKALVEMRNWRALLENDQLRIEQRHGRVFEGWNEGKIYFPPTYKYSNNSDRYAGDDTHPKEKRRTPAWCDRILWYGRGLNQLSYVRGETRFSDHRPVYSLFLAEVESINRSRIKKSMSCSSSRIEIEELLPHSHRYTELNFF encoded by the exons ATGAGAGATGGAAGCTCCAAGAAAAGCAAG CTTTCATGGCCTAAGACGCTGGTCAAGAAATGGTTCAATATCAAAAGCAAAACTGTGGACTTTCACGCAGACGATATTGTTTATGGAG GTGGTGATGAAGAATGGACGAACAACTACTCCGAGAGGGAGGCATGCACTATCAAGAAAAACAGAACAG AAAGATCGAGTAAGAGACACTCTGATCGAGTCAGGCGAGGTAAGATTGACCTCGATGCTTCCCAAGTTACAGATGTGCATAACTACAG AATCTTTGTAGCTACTTGGAATGTGGCTGGAAAATCCCCACCAACTTATTTGAGTTTGGAAGATTGGCTCCATACCTCACCTCCAGCTGACATTTATGTTCTTGG CTTTCAAGAAATTGTTCCTTTAAATGCTGGCAATGTTTTGGGGACGGAGGATAATGGCCCTGCTAGAAAATGGCTAGCTCTTATTAGGAGGACCCTAAACAGCCTTCCTGGGACTAGTGGCAGCTGCCAAACACCTTCACCAATCCCTGATCCTATTGTAGAATTAGATGCTGATTTTGAGGAGTCAATGAGGCAGAAGGCCTCATCTTTCTTCCATCGCCGATCCTTCCAATCCTTAAGTCGCAGCATGAGAATGGATAATGACATGTCAATGCCACAGCCTCGGCTTGATCGACGGTTCAGTGTTTGTGATCGAGTTATCTTTGGGCACAGGCCAAGTGATGTTGAACCCAGTTTCAGATGGGGCTCCTCTGATGATGAGAATGGACCTGGAGATTCACCAGGTACCATGCATTACTCACCAATTGACTACAGCGGGTCCATTTCGATGGAGGACAGAGATAGACAGGCAGGGAACTCAAGATACTGTTTGGTTGCTAGCAAACAGATGGTTGGGATATTTCTCACTGTGTGGATAAGACGTGATTTAAGAGATGACGTTCGAAACATGAAAGTATCCTGTGTGGGAAGGGGATTGATGGGCTATCTTGGAAATAAG GGTTCAATCTCAATCAGTATGTCCGTGCACCAAACAAGCTTTTGCTTCATTTGTAGCCATTTAACCTCTGGGCAGAAGGATGGTGATGAGCTGCGGAGAAACTCTGATGTCATGGAGATCCTTAGGAAAACAAGGTTTCCCAGGGTTCATGGCATGGGGGATGAGAATTCCCCTCAAACGATCCTCGAGCATGA TCGAATAATTTGGCTTGGAGATTTGAATTACCGTATTGCCCTGTCTTACCGTTCTGCTAAGGCTCTTGTTGAGATGCGCAATTGGAGAGCATTGTTAGAGAATGACCAG CTTCGGATAGAGCAGAGGCATGGTCGTGTTTTTGAGGGATGGAATGAGGGAAAAATATATTTCCCTCCCACTTATAAGTACTCAAATAATTCAGACAGATATGCAGGCGATGATACACACCCAAAAGAGAAGCGAAGGACACCTGCCTG GTGTGATAGAATATTATGGTATGGAAGAGGCCTTAATCAATTATCGTATGTTCGTGGGGAGACGAGGTTCTCAGATCATAGGCCAGTTTATAGTTTATTTTTGGCCGAGGTTGAGTCCATCAACCGTAGCCGAATCAAGAAAAGTATGAGCTGTTCCAGTTCTAGGATTGAGATAGAAGAGTTGTTGCCACACTCACATCGATACACAGAACTTAATTTCTTTTGA